TTTACCGGTAATCAGTCAGGGCAATAGCGGAACCTGCTGGAGTTTTTCGGCTTCGTCTTTTTTAGAGTCGGAAGTAATCCGTTTGACCGGAAAGAAAATTGACCTTTCGGAAATGTACCAGGTGCGCAACACCTATCCGAAAAAAGCGGAAAACTATGTAATGCGCCAGGGAAAAGCACAATTTGGAGAAGGCGGTTTAGCACATGATGTGATTAACAGTGTTGCCGAATACGGAATTGTTCCGAATGAGGCATTTACCGGATTAAACGGTACGTCAGACACCTATAATCACGCCGAAATGGTTGCCGTTATCGAAAGCATGCTAAAAACCTACGTTGACAATCCGGAAAAAAAACTTTCCCCAAACTGGAAAAAAGCCATCAGTGCCGTTTTAGACATCTATATAGGTAAGAATGTAACCGAGTTTACTTATGAAGGTAAAAAATATACGCCGAAGAGCTTTTTGGCAATGACCAAAATTAATCCTAAAGAGTATGTTACCATCACTTCTTTTACCCATGTACCCAATTACAGTACGTTTATTTTAAACGTGCCGGATAACTTTTCTAACGGAAGTTTTTACAACATGCCGTTGGATGAATTTATCAGCAATATCGACAATGCGCTGGCAACAGGTTATACCGTTGAATTGGATTGTGACGTAAGTGAGCCTACCTTCTCCGGAAAATACGGTGTTGCCGTGATCCCGGAAAACAGCGAGGATAACAAAACGATCTTAACAGAGATCAAACCGGAAAAAGCAATCACTCCGGAATTCCGTCAGGCAGAATTTGAAAACCTTTCTACCCAGGACGACCATTTAATGCACATTGTTGGAAAAGTAAAGGATCAGAAAGGGACTGTTTACTATAAAGTGAAAAATTCCTGGGGAACCGATGCCAGCAGAGTTGCCAATGGCGGTTATGTGTATATGAGCGTTCCTTATATGAAATTAAAAGCGATATCGGTAATGGTTCATAAAGATGCGCTTTTAAAAGACACTAAAAAGAAATTAGCCTTATAACAATAAATTGTTTCAAAAGTGAAATTTAGCCTGTATGTAATTACAGGCTTTTTTTATGTGTTGAAAATTTAACAGAAATTAATTCCTTTTAGGATTTTAAAAACAATTTGGGTTATTTATATTTGCCTTTACCAAAATTTTACAAGGAACACTTTTCAATGAAACTGACTAAATATATCCCCCTATTTTCTATATTATTAATATTATCGTGCAATAAAAAAGATAACTCCAGAAACTCCGATAACAGTACCAACGATACTGCGCTTTTAGCCGGTAATTTTGAGATCAAATTACCTAAAATCTCTGCCAAATATGCTTCTGACAATAAAGCTTATGTGGAGCGTTTTTACAACAAGCATTTTAACAGTAACGATTACAGCGGCGGTTTCCTTGTTGCCAAAAACGGGCAGATTATCTATGAAAACTACAGCGGATATGCCTATAAAGAGAAAAACGACAAAATAACGGCAGACACGCCTATCCATATTGCCTCCGTTAGTAAAATGCTAACAGCTGTTGCCGTATTAAAACTGGTTGACGAAGGGGAATTAAAACTGGACCAGACGGTAAAAAGTCTGCTACCGGCTTTCCCGTATGAAAAAACAACGGTAAGAATGCTTTTGAGCCACCGCAGCGGTTTGCGCAATTATGCTTATTTTACTGCCGATAAAGGGGTGTGGGATAAGAAAAAGACGCTGACAAATCAGGATGTACTGGATTTATTAGCGACCAAACCCATCGGTCTGGAATCACAGCCCAATACCCGTTTTGGCTATTGTAATACCAACTATGCCTTACTGGCTTTGATTATAGAAAAAGTAACCGGTAAAAGCTATCCGGTGGTGATGAAAGAAATGATTTTCGATCCGCTTGGCATGAAGCATACTTTTGTTTTTAATAATCTGGAGAAAAAAGATAATGTGAGCCAATCCTATAAAGGAAATTATTTGCGTCTTGCCTTTGAGTTCCTGGACCAGGTTTATGGCGATAAGAATATTTATTCCACCCCGCGTGATATTTTAAAATTTGACATCGCTACCTACAATGACGATTTCTTAAGCAAAGAAATGAAAGCCGAAATGTATAAAGGTTACAGCTATGAGCGTAAAGGAACCAAAAATTACGGTTTGGGTGTCCGTATGTATGAGTTTGAAACCGGTCAGAAATATTTCTTCCACAACGGCTGGTGGCACGGGAACACGTCTTCTCTGGTAACCCTTAGAAAAGACACCGTTTCCATTATTGCATTGTCGAACAAATACAGCAAAAAAACCTATCAGACTAAAAAATTAGCGCCGCATTTCGGGGATTATCCTTTCAAATTCAGCAAAGAAGAGATGGAGGAATAGTTTGGAGGTGTGATTTATGAGGTTAGATATTTGATTTATGAAATGTGATTTATGAGGTTTGAAGTTTGAAAAACGAACATATAAAAAAGGGAGAATGATTAACATCGTTCTCCCTTTTTCTTTTCAGGTCTTATCCTATTTTTACGGAAGTCATTGTTAAGGAACCGCCCACTGCCTTATCATTAAAAAAGCTTGTTTCGTCTTTACTGTCCTGTAATGCCAGTGTGTACAGCATCGGGTAATAATGATCCGGCGTTGGGATGGCTAATTTTGCCGACTTATCCAGTTTTTCATAATCAATCAGTGCTTTGTGGTTACCGTCGGTGATCTTGTTTTTAAAGATGGTATTCATTTCCACAGCCCAGTCATAGCCATATTCCGGCTCCGCCAGTTTATCCCAGGCGACCATGCGAAGGTTGTGCACCATATTACCGCTTCCGATAATCAGTACGCCTTTTTTACGCAGGCTCGCCAGTTGTTTCGCCAAGTCATAATGGTATTGCGGCGGTTTGTTATAATCGATACTCAGCTGCAAAACCGGGATATCCGCGTTGGGATACATGTGCCGTACAACGGTCCACGTGCCATGGTCCAAGCCCCAGTCGTGATCCAAACCAACATCGGTAGTGGTGATCAGGCCGGACGTTGCTTTCGCCAGTTCCGGATTTCCGGGTGCCGGATACTGCACATCGAATAATGCCTGTGGAAAACCACCAAAATCATGAATCGTTTTCGGATGGTTCATCGCAGTAATATGTGTACCTCTCGTTAACCAGTGTGCCGAAATAACAATCACGGCTTTCGGCTTCGGAATGTCCTGCCCCATTTTGGTCCAGGTGCGTGAAAATTCATTGTCTTCAATACCGTTCATCGGTGAACCGTGACCGATAAATAACACCGGAAGTTTTACATCTTCTTCTTTTAAATCCTGTGTCCAGTTGTAAAATGGATATAATGTTGCCATACCTGCTCCTCCAATTATAGTTTTAATAAAATCAAGTCTATTCATTACTATACAATATTTGTATATACAAATTTACAATAAAAGTCGAAATGATTCTTTAATTTTGTGATATTTAACATTTTATAGCCTATTCTGCTACTATCAAAAAGAGAAAATGAAAATATAATCCTTATATTTTTTAATTATCTTGTTTTAAACTCAAAAAGAAAGGGAATATTTAAGATTCTGTTGTTAATTCTTTAAAAAAAAGCCATAAATACTGCTTATTCTTATCTATTATTAGTCTAAATAAAATAATGATGGTATTTTTGCACCATATTAAGATATTTGATAGACGTGAGGTTTTTATACATTATACTACTGCTAGGCATTAATACGCTATATGCACAAAAACATATAACCGGACAGGTTCTGGATAAAGACACTAAAAAACCATTGCAAAGTGTATTCGTGCTGAACCCGGAAACGAATGACTGGGCCATTACAGACGATAACGGTTCATTTGAACTGCGTATGCCGGCTTCGAAAGATATTAGTATCAGTTTCAAACTGTTGGGTAAGCAGGAAATGACCGTTACCTACAAAAAAGAAAACTTAAACACCAAGCTTACCGTTTACCTTCAAAACCGTGACTTGCGACTGGATGAAGTGGTCGTAACGGCAAGAAAAGGAAAAAAATTCTCCGAGATCACTATCGGGAAAGAAGTAATCGAACAGGTACAGGCTTTCTCCCTTAATGAAGTACTGGAACAATTACCCGGCCAGGCAGTTACGAATTTTAATCTTAATGAGTTCAAACCAATTGCTTTCCGGACCGTTAAGCCATCCCTGGTAGCCAATGCTGCTTTTGGAAACAAATCGTTTGGTACAGCAATCGTTGTGGATGGTATTCCCATTTCGAACAATGAAAACATGCAGTCCTATTCCGGGAATTATGGTGTGCCGTTCTCACCGAACCAGTTAGGTTTTGGCGATCCCTCCTCTTCCTCCGGTTTTAACGGGTATTTTTCCAATGCCAATTTTGGTGCCGATTTAAGAGAAATTCCAGCCGATAATATTGAAAAGATCGAAGTGGTTCAGGGAGTTCCTTCTGCTAAATACGGGGATCTGACTTCCGGATTGATCAAAATTGAACAAAAAGCCGGAAAATCTCCTTACCGCGTGTACACTTCTTTAAGAGACGGTACTACCGAATATGGTTTTTCCAAAGGTTTTAAAGCCAGCGACAAGATCGGCTTTATCAATCTATCGGTAAATTATTTAAAATCGAACGCCGAGCCGAGAGTTTCCTATACCGAATACGAACGTATCACGACTAACTTAATGTGGAGCTGGGCGAGCAAAAACAAAAACATCCGCAACTCTTTTTCTGTTGATTATGGTTTTAACAACGATAATGTGAATTATGAAGAAGAAGACACCGATGATAAAATTGTAAAAAATAAAAAGAAAGACCTGTCTGTTTCCAACCGCTTCAAATGGAAGTTTAAGGATACGAGCTTTTTCGACAACCTGGATGTGAATTTTAATTTCAGATACAGTGATCAGTACACCTATGAGTCAAAGTTTGTGAACATTGGCGGTAGTATTGTAGGAACCAGTACGGAGGAAGGTGTTTATACCGGAACGTACACATTACCAAGTTATACTTCCGTAAAAGCCGTAGAAGGTATTCCGGTCTCTTCTTTCCTGTCTGCAGACTTATATAAGAGTTTTAACACCGGCGACTGGTCGCATTCGGTACTAATGGGTACTTCTTTCCGCACGAGTGACAACAAAGGCCGCGGGCGTTTGGGAAGCCCGGAAACGATGATCAGCACATTCGCTTCTACAAACGGTGGATCCGGACAAGGTTTCCGTCCGTATAACTATGGCGAAAATATCCGTGCCGAATATCAGTACTCCTTATATGCAGAAGACAACATTACCCGCAACTGGGAAAACAGTATTCTATACATAAACAGCGGTTTACGCTACGATAACCAATACGGTTTCTCCACTTTGGCTCCCCGAATCAACAGTTATTTTCAATATGATAACTTTAAAATCCGCGGCGGATTTGGTATCACTTCGAAAGCGCCTTCTTTAAACCAGATTTATACCGGACCAAGATATTATGATGCCGTTTTAGGAGATTATCGTTACCCGGGTTACTACAATTTAGGAATTGTTCAGACCTATATTGATTATTCCGATAACAAAGGTTTGAAGCCTACAAAGAGTATGCGTTCGGAATTAGGCTTTGATTATAAACTACCTTTCGGAAACCTGAACTTTACCGGTTTTTATAATAAGATGTATGATGGAATCACGAATGAAGGAATTCCGACTACCAGAGCCATGGCAAACCTGGACATACAGTTTAACGGAACCCAGACGCCAACCTATCAGGTAACAGGCTATACTCCTTTTTATTACCTGCAAAACAGATTGGTAAACAAAATGGAATCAAAAGATAAGGGTGTGGAATTCTTTATGAGTTTTGAAAAAACACCTTTTAAAAATGTCACGTTTGACATTCAGGGAAGCTATACGGAAACGGTGAACACCGATAACCGTGATTTCTATGAAAAGATTGCCGGCACAACGCCAAGAACGGAAAAATTTGCGATCCTGGCACCATATTCCGAGAATTATAAAAGTTTCCGTTTGGGCTCTAACATCAATTACCATTTACCTAAAATCGGATTGGTTATTGCGGTGCGAAGCGAACACTTTATCATTGAAAACAATACCTATAAAAGCGGTAACCGACTGTTGGGCTATATCGATGAAAACCTGAACCGGTTTATCATTCCGGAAGCCGAAAGAGATACCCACCCGTTATTAGGAGTACTGGTACAAAACTATCCGGAAAGAGACAGATCGCTGCAAAAAGTGTATCACAATTTCCATTTGCGGGTATCGAAAGACTTTAAAAACGGATTCCGTTTTTCATTCTATGCCAACAACTTCCTGGATTTAAAACAAACGGAAGATGTTATAGACAACGGCATTCCGACAAAAAGAACAAAATCCGATATGGTACAGTTATCGTTCGGAACCAAAATAGAATATCAATTTTAATAATTAATTATATATAACTTACATGAAAAAAATACTTCTATTACTTAGTGCGGCTCTAGCTTTTTCATCTTGTTCAGATGACGATTTCGGAGATGGAAATAATGGATTACAACCCGTTAATTTTTCGGTAAATCTTAAATATGATACAACAGCATTTAATGGTGAAGCAGTACAAC
This region of Flavobacterium inviolabile genomic DNA includes:
- a CDS encoding C1 family peptidase, encoding MKKIFVSVAFLGLIFSAQAQKYEFQTVTDLEALPVISQGNSGTCWSFSASSFLESEVIRLTGKKIDLSEMYQVRNTYPKKAENYVMRQGKAQFGEGGLAHDVINSVAEYGIVPNEAFTGLNGTSDTYNHAEMVAVIESMLKTYVDNPEKKLSPNWKKAISAVLDIYIGKNVTEFTYEGKKYTPKSFLAMTKINPKEYVTITSFTHVPNYSTFILNVPDNFSNGSFYNMPLDEFISNIDNALATGYTVELDCDVSEPTFSGKYGVAVIPENSEDNKTILTEIKPEKAITPEFRQAEFENLSTQDDHLMHIVGKVKDQKGTVYYKVKNSWGTDASRVANGGYVYMSVPYMKLKAISVMVHKDALLKDTKKKLAL
- a CDS encoding serine hydrolase domain-containing protein — encoded protein: MKLTKYIPLFSILLILSCNKKDNSRNSDNSTNDTALLAGNFEIKLPKISAKYASDNKAYVERFYNKHFNSNDYSGGFLVAKNGQIIYENYSGYAYKEKNDKITADTPIHIASVSKMLTAVAVLKLVDEGELKLDQTVKSLLPAFPYEKTTVRMLLSHRSGLRNYAYFTADKGVWDKKKTLTNQDVLDLLATKPIGLESQPNTRFGYCNTNYALLALIIEKVTGKSYPVVMKEMIFDPLGMKHTFVFNNLEKKDNVSQSYKGNYLRLAFEFLDQVYGDKNIYSTPRDILKFDIATYNDDFLSKEMKAEMYKGYSYERKGTKNYGLGVRMYEFETGQKYFFHNGWWHGNTSSLVTLRKDTVSIIALSNKYSKKTYQTKKLAPHFGDYPFKFSKEEMEE
- the ygiD gene encoding 4,5-DOPA-extradiol-dioxygenase yields the protein MATLYPFYNWTQDLKEEDVKLPVLFIGHGSPMNGIEDNEFSRTWTKMGQDIPKPKAVIVISAHWLTRGTHITAMNHPKTIHDFGGFPQALFDVQYPAPGNPELAKATSGLITTTDVGLDHDWGLDHGTWTVVRHMYPNADIPVLQLSIDYNKPPQYHYDLAKQLASLRKKGVLIIGSGNMVHNLRMVAWDKLAEPEYGYDWAVEMNTIFKNKITDGNHKALIDYEKLDKSAKLAIPTPDHYYPMLYTLALQDSKDETSFFNDKAVGGSLTMTSVKIG
- a CDS encoding TonB-dependent receptor: MRFLYIILLLGINTLYAQKHITGQVLDKDTKKPLQSVFVLNPETNDWAITDDNGSFELRMPASKDISISFKLLGKQEMTVTYKKENLNTKLTVYLQNRDLRLDEVVVTARKGKKFSEITIGKEVIEQVQAFSLNEVLEQLPGQAVTNFNLNEFKPIAFRTVKPSLVANAAFGNKSFGTAIVVDGIPISNNENMQSYSGNYGVPFSPNQLGFGDPSSSSGFNGYFSNANFGADLREIPADNIEKIEVVQGVPSAKYGDLTSGLIKIEQKAGKSPYRVYTSLRDGTTEYGFSKGFKASDKIGFINLSVNYLKSNAEPRVSYTEYERITTNLMWSWASKNKNIRNSFSVDYGFNNDNVNYEEEDTDDKIVKNKKKDLSVSNRFKWKFKDTSFFDNLDVNFNFRYSDQYTYESKFVNIGGSIVGTSTEEGVYTGTYTLPSYTSVKAVEGIPVSSFLSADLYKSFNTGDWSHSVLMGTSFRTSDNKGRGRLGSPETMISTFASTNGGSGQGFRPYNYGENIRAEYQYSLYAEDNITRNWENSILYINSGLRYDNQYGFSTLAPRINSYFQYDNFKIRGGFGITSKAPSLNQIYTGPRYYDAVLGDYRYPGYYNLGIVQTYIDYSDNKGLKPTKSMRSELGFDYKLPFGNLNFTGFYNKMYDGITNEGIPTTRAMANLDIQFNGTQTPTYQVTGYTPFYYLQNRLVNKMESKDKGVEFFMSFEKTPFKNVTFDIQGSYTETVNTDNRDFYEKIAGTTPRTEKFAILAPYSENYKSFRLGSNINYHLPKIGLVIAVRSEHFIIENNTYKSGNRLLGYIDENLNRFIIPEAERDTHPLLGVLVQNYPERDRSLQKVYHNFHLRVSKDFKNGFRFSFYANNFLDLKQTEDVIDNGIPTKRTKSDMVQLSFGTKIEYQF